From the genome of Clupea harengus unplaced genomic scaffold, Ch_v2.0.2, whole genome shotgun sequence, one region includes:
- the ift22 gene encoding intraflagellar transport protein 22 homolog has product MFKTKILIIGPSESGKTVLANFLSDTVETIGGDYSPTQGVRILEFESQNHGSGDRESPCEVELWDCGGDFKFESCWPALMKDSNGVVIVFNDDVPSHVKEVETWYSTFVASQGLRENQCLLLIHHKPGSGANTSPPPLAPHLSKLQLSHSNLEEDPEDVRQEFRRFLGSVVKTMSENREHEEMSIIT; this is encoded by the exons ATGTTCAAGACAAAGATTCTTATTATCGGTCCAAGTGAG AGTGGGAAGACCGTTTTGGCCAATTTCTTATCGGACACAGTGGAGACCATTGGGGGTGATTACAGTCCAACACAAGGTGTCAG GATACTTGAGTTTGAATCACAGAACCATGGTAGCGGTGACAGAGAGTCCCCGTGTGAGGTGGAACTGTGGGACTGTGGAGGGGATTTCAA ATTTGAATCTTGCTGGCCTGCGCTGATGAAGGACTCCAATGGTGTGGTCATTGTGTTTAATGATGACGTGCCAAGCCATGTAAAGGAGGTCGAGACCTGGTACTCAACATTTGTTGCCTCACAGGGACTACGAGAGAATCAGTGCCTTTTACTAATCCATCACAAGCCCGGAAGTGGAGCAAATACTTCACCTCCACCACTGG CACCACATCTAAGCAAGCTGCAACTCAGTCACTCTAATCTGGAAGAGGACCCAGAGGATGTGCGGCAGGAGTTTAGAAGATTTTTGGGAAGTGTTGTGAAGACGATGTCTGAAAACCGGGAACATGAGGAAATGTCAATCATCACCTGA
- the ftr82 gene encoding finTRIM family, member 82, with product MAEPMSPDYFSCPLCVELLKDPVAIPCGHSFCMDCISGYWNEADYTGIYICPQCRITFTQRPVLRPNTTLTKVAEKIKKTGLNLNASAAPSPNSYAGPADVPCDYCSGKKLKAVKSCLNCLASYCEKHLKPHYESATFKRHKLVDQLGNLDRKICPQHQKSLELFCRTDQMCICAICTVSEHKGHDIVSAEAERSEKQKLLGVSQAEIRQKCQQRTKELEELKTAVDSLKSSAQRAMTESKKMFDEMITSIERMRSEVTKLININEKAAFSQADALMERLEQEIDELKKKETGLKQLYSTDDHIHFLQNFNYLCTPTDDGFVPRVTLNPDFSFGAARKAVAEIKERLEEIGREELLKISYSVNEVPVYTMENRTRERSSRVKEVAVDSASPPEPKNRSDFLKYFCQLKFDPITAYKELHLSESSRKVIRTRDLQPYSDSPERFDSFAQVLCREALSGGRFYWEIEWSGEFSMDVAYKGISRKGKGSLCLLGYNDKSWSLLCSDSGYSAWHNRVDKAISAPHSPKIGVYLDHRAGVLAFYSIGENMTLLHRFQTAFTEALYPGFGVGTSVKICQLK from the exons ATGGCCGAACCCATGTCCCCGGATTACTTCAGCTGCCCCCTGTGCGTGGAGCTCCTGAAGGACCCTGTGGCTATTCCCTGTGGCCACAGCTTCTGCATGGACTGTATCAGTGGCTACTGGAACGAAGCGGACTACACGGGCATCTACATCTGCCCCCAGTGCCGGATCACCTTCACGCAGAGGCCTGTGCTCCGGCCGAACACCACTCTCACAAAGGTGGCGGAGAAGATCAAGAAGACAGGCCTTAACCTGAATGCCTCCGCGGCGCCTTCTCCCAACAGCTACGCGGGCCCGGCCGACGTGCCGTGCGACTACTGCTCGGGCAAGAAGCTCAAGGCTGTCAAGTCGTGTCTGAACTGCCTGGCCTCGTACTGCGAGAAGCACCTGAAGCCCCACTATGAGTCGGCCACCTTCAAGAGGCACAAGCTGGTGGACCAGCTGGGCAACCTGGACCGCAAGATCTGCCCGCAGCACCAGAAGAGCCTGGAGCTGTTCTGCCGGACTGACCAGATGTGTATCTGTGCCATCTGCACGGTCAGTGAGCACAAGGGTCACGACATAGTTTCCGCcgaagcagagaggagtgagaaacAG AAACTCCTCGGTGTGTCCCAAGCTGAAATCCGACAGAAATGCCAGCAGAGGACAAAAGAACTAGAGGAGCTGAAGACAGCTGTGGACTCCCTCAAG AGCTCTGCTCAGAGGGCCATGACTGAGAGCAAGAAGATGTTTGACGAAATGATCACCTCCATTGAGAGGATGAGGTCGGAGGTGACCAAACTGATCAACATCAACGAGAAGGCAGCCTTCAGCCAGGCCGATGCCCTGATGGAACGCCTGGAGCAGGAGATCGACGAGCTGAAGAAGAAGGAGACCGGACTCAAGCAGCTGTACAGCACAGATGACCATATCCATTTCTTACAG AACTTTAACTATCTCTGCACCCCTACGGATGATGGGTTTGTGCCAAGAGTCACCCTCAACCCAGACTTCTCATTCGGAGCAGCCAGGAAAGCCGTGGCTGAGATAAaagagagactggaggagatTGGCAGAGAAGAACTTCTGAAGATCTCCTATTCAG TAAATGAAGTTCCTGTTTACACAATGGAGAACCGCACAAGGGAAAGAAGTTCCAGAG TCAAAGAAGTAGCCGTGGACAGTGCTTCACCTCCAGAACCAAAGAACCGGTCTGACTTTCTGAAAT ACTTCTGCCAGCTCAAATTTGACCCTATCACCGCCTACAAGGAGCTCCATCTCTCCGAGAGCAGCAGGAAGGTGATCAGGACCAGGGACCTGCAGCCATACTCAGACAGCCCAGAGAGGTTTGACAGCTTCGCCCAGGTGCTGTGCCGCGAGGCCCTGTCCGGCGGCCGCTTCTACTGGGAGATCGAGTGGAGCGGAGAATTCTCCATGGACGTGGCCTACAAGGGTATCAGCCGCAAGGGCAAAGGCTCCCTCTGTCTGCTGGGGTACAATGACAAATCCTGGAGCCTCCTGTGCTCCGACTCTGGCTACTCGGCATGGCACAACCGGGTGGACAAGGCCATCAGTGCGCCCCATTCACCCAAGATAGGTGTCTATctggatcacagggcaggagTTCTGGCGTTCTACAGCATTGGGGAAAATATGACCCTGCTGCACAGATTTCAGACCGCCTTCACTGAGGCACTCTACCCTGGCTTTGGCGTGGGGACTTCCGTCAAAATCTGCCAGCTTAAATGA